One segment of Streptomyces sp. YIM 121038 DNA contains the following:
- a CDS encoding DUF6206 family protein, whose amino-acid sequence MTLRHPPAFPLPHAGLDDLERRVRHALRTADDSALDVLGHGEITLVLRLRTDAGSFACKRLPAFPDRARFDRYREGLDAYLRRLADRGLTVAPTEVWHTPGPGGRVVAYCVQRELPPERLCSRLLHTEDEAWAKGFFARFLDRVDAAVGPTTGLDAQASNWIDTDGELTYLDVTTPLMRDARGREELDVRLFFTSLPWILRDAVRLAMAKSIFDKFYETRGVLLDFLGNLHKERLGALVPAFLEQANARLATPLTAAEVAAYYRDDARMWELIQRLRAADRFWHRKVRRRTYPFLLPPPVDR is encoded by the coding sequence ATGACCCTTCGGCACCCCCCGGCCTTCCCGCTGCCGCACGCCGGGCTCGACGACCTGGAGCGGCGGGTGCGGCACGCGCTGCGCACCGCCGACGACAGCGCGCTCGACGTGCTCGGCCACGGCGAGATCACCCTCGTCCTGCGACTGCGCACCGACGCGGGCTCCTTCGCCTGCAAACGCCTGCCCGCCTTCCCCGACCGGGCCCGCTTCGACCGCTACCGGGAGGGCCTCGACGCGTATCTGCGCCGCCTCGCCGACCGCGGGCTCACCGTCGCGCCCACCGAGGTGTGGCACACCCCCGGCCCCGGGGGGCGGGTCGTCGCGTACTGCGTCCAGCGCGAACTGCCGCCCGAGCGGCTGTGCTCCCGCCTGCTGCACACCGAGGACGAGGCCTGGGCGAAGGGCTTCTTCGCCCGCTTCCTCGACCGCGTCGACGCCGCCGTCGGCCCCACCACGGGCCTGGACGCGCAGGCCTCCAACTGGATCGACACCGACGGCGAACTGACCTACCTGGACGTCACCACGCCGCTCATGCGCGACGCGCGGGGGCGCGAGGAGCTCGACGTACGCCTGTTCTTCACCTCGCTGCCGTGGATCCTGCGCGACGCCGTCCGCCTGGCCATGGCCAAGTCGATCTTCGACAAGTTCTACGAGACCCGCGGGGTGCTCCTGGACTTCCTCGGCAACCTCCACAAGGAACGCCTGGGCGCGCTCGTCCCCGCCTTCCTGGAGCAGGCCAACGCCCGTCTGGCCACGCCACTCACCGCCGCCGAGGTCGCCGCCTACTACCGCGACGACGCCCGCATGTGGGAACTGATCCAGCGGCTCCGCGCCGCCGACCGGTTCTGGCACCGCAAGGTCCGGCGCCGGACGTACCCGTTCCTGCTGCCGCCGCCCGTGGACCGCTGA
- a CDS encoding beta-ketoacyl-ACP synthase III: MTAPPPSHPPPHRAAVLAGVGGCLPPTAVTNDELAERLDSSDAWIRSRTGIRQRYFAPAGTATSDLAVGAGAEALKSSGHPDADAVLLATTTPDRPCPATAPVVAARLGLTGAAAFDVSAVCTGFVYALASAAGLIAAGAADRVLVIGAETFSTLLDPDDRSTAVIFGDGAGAVLLRAGEAAEPGALGPFDLGSDGGREDLITVPAGGSRQRLSGVVPAAREQYFAMDGKEVFRHAVRRMSASARAVLDRAGLLPGDVDHLVGHQANLRITNHVADEVGIPRQRCFSNIAEVGNTAAASIPLALDQAHADGVLTAGGRVLLTAFGGGLTWGSTVLTWPRLDRA, encoded by the coding sequence GTGACCGCACCGCCACCGAGCCACCCGCCGCCGCACCGGGCCGCGGTCCTCGCCGGAGTGGGCGGCTGTCTGCCGCCGACCGCCGTCACGAACGACGAGCTGGCCGAGCGCCTCGACAGCTCGGACGCGTGGATCCGCTCGCGCACGGGCATCCGGCAGCGCTACTTCGCCCCGGCCGGCACCGCCACCTCCGACCTCGCGGTCGGCGCGGGCGCCGAGGCCCTCAAGTCCTCGGGCCATCCCGACGCCGACGCCGTGCTGCTCGCCACCACCACCCCGGACCGGCCGTGTCCGGCGACGGCGCCGGTCGTGGCGGCGCGGCTCGGTCTGACCGGGGCCGCCGCCTTCGACGTGTCGGCGGTCTGCACGGGGTTCGTCTACGCCCTGGCGAGCGCGGCGGGCCTGATCGCGGCGGGCGCGGCCGACCGGGTCCTGGTGATCGGCGCGGAGACGTTCTCCACGCTGCTCGACCCGGACGACCGCTCCACGGCCGTCATCTTCGGCGACGGCGCGGGCGCGGTGCTCCTGCGCGCGGGCGAGGCCGCGGAGCCGGGCGCGCTCGGCCCGTTCGACCTGGGCAGCGACGGCGGCCGCGAGGACCTGATCACGGTGCCCGCGGGCGGCTCGCGCCAGCGCCTGTCCGGGGTGGTGCCCGCGGCGCGCGAGCAGTACTTCGCGATGGACGGCAAGGAGGTGTTCCGGCACGCGGTGCGGCGGATGTCCGCGTCGGCGCGCGCCGTCCTCGACCGGGCCGGACTGCTCCCCGGCGACGTGGACCATCTGGTCGGCCACCAGGCCAACCTGCGCATCACCAACCACGTGGCCGACGAGGTCGGCATTCCCCGGCAGCGCTGCTTCAGCAACATCGCCGAGGTCGGCAACACGGCCGCCGCCTCCATCCCGCTGGCCCTGGACCAGGCGCACGCGGACGGCGTCCTGACGGCGGGCGGGCGGGTCCTGCTGACCGCCTTCGGCGGCGGGCTCACCTGGGGCTCGACGGTACTGACCTGGCCGCGGCTCGACCGCGCCTGA
- a CDS encoding acyl carrier protein, which yields MSTQQSIINYIADVWLDGDAEGLDAQVPIAELNIIDSAGIFDLVHYLQTDFRITVPLREISPANFRTVDAIAALVDRLRETARPEGEAVR from the coding sequence ATGAGCACCCAGCAGTCGATCATCAACTACATCGCCGACGTCTGGCTCGACGGCGACGCCGAGGGGCTCGACGCGCAGGTCCCCATCGCCGAGCTGAACATCATCGACTCGGCCGGGATCTTCGACCTCGTGCACTACCTCCAGACCGACTTCCGCATCACCGTGCCGCTGCGGGAGATCTCCCCGGCGAACTTCCGCACCGTCGACGCGATCGCCGCGCTCGTCGACCGGCTGCGGGAGACGGCCAGGCCCGAGGGGGAGGCCGTGCGATGA
- a CDS encoding phosphopantetheine-binding protein → MSATYDRLVDLLVDRFEVDRAEIGPDTKFEDLDMDSLFLVELLLVIQSEFKADIAEDAASPGDTIAAVAALIARASAPAASATTAERA, encoded by the coding sequence ATGAGCGCGACGTACGACAGGCTGGTCGACCTCCTGGTCGACCGTTTCGAGGTGGACCGCGCGGAGATCGGTCCCGACACCAAGTTCGAGGACCTCGACATGGACTCGCTGTTCCTGGTCGAGCTGCTCCTGGTGATCCAGTCCGAGTTCAAGGCCGACATCGCGGAGGACGCGGCGTCGCCGGGCGACACGATCGCCGCGGTCGCCGCTCTGATCGCGCGCGCGAGCGCCCCCGCGGCGTCGGCGACCACCGCAGAGCGAGCCTAG
- the redW gene encoding L-prolyl-[peptidyl-carrier protein] dehydrogenase → MNFAFDDDTEDMRAAVERFARRDLGEPPPAAGAPDPAEFRRRWQLAGKQGLVGSVVPERYGGSGLDAVTAAAVMEALGYGCPDTGFAFSVAAHLFAAVMPVVEFGTEEQKRALLPALCSGERIAAHGITEPEAGSDTLALRTRAVRDGDAYVLDGAKAFTTNAPVADVFVVQAATAPGGGYFGLTAFVVEADTPGLTVGPPYDKVGLRGSPTADVRLDGCVVPASAVLGAEGAGASVFAGSMKWERTCLFAAYLGAMRRVLESTVAYAGQREQFGVPIGGFQAVSHRVVDMTLAVESARLLLYKAAWGLARGSEDEVAPALAKLAVSEAAVRVGLDAVQLRGALGVLSGEAETLLRDALPSRIFSGTNEIQKNNIARALGLGGSRRAGTRR, encoded by the coding sequence ATGAACTTCGCCTTCGACGACGACACCGAGGACATGCGCGCGGCCGTCGAGCGGTTCGCGCGCCGCGACCTGGGCGAACCGCCGCCCGCGGCCGGGGCCCCGGACCCGGCGGAGTTCCGGCGGCGCTGGCAGCTCGCGGGCAAACAGGGCCTGGTCGGCAGCGTCGTGCCGGAGCGCTACGGCGGCAGCGGCCTCGACGCGGTGACGGCGGCCGCGGTGATGGAGGCGCTCGGCTACGGCTGCCCGGACACGGGCTTCGCCTTCTCCGTGGCGGCGCACCTGTTCGCGGCGGTGATGCCGGTCGTGGAGTTCGGCACCGAGGAGCAGAAGCGGGCCCTGCTGCCCGCGCTGTGCTCGGGCGAGCGGATCGCCGCGCACGGCATCACCGAGCCGGAGGCCGGATCGGACACCCTCGCGCTGCGCACCCGCGCGGTGCGCGACGGCGACGCGTACGTGCTCGACGGGGCGAAGGCGTTCACGACGAACGCGCCGGTCGCCGACGTCTTCGTGGTGCAGGCGGCGACGGCGCCGGGCGGCGGGTACTTCGGCCTCACCGCCTTCGTCGTGGAGGCGGACACTCCGGGTCTCACGGTGGGTCCGCCGTACGACAAGGTGGGCCTGCGCGGTTCGCCGACCGCCGATGTGCGCCTGGACGGCTGCGTGGTGCCCGCGAGCGCCGTGCTCGGCGCCGAGGGGGCGGGCGCGAGCGTGTTCGCGGGCTCCATGAAGTGGGAGCGCACCTGCCTGTTCGCGGCCTACCTCGGCGCGATGCGGCGGGTCCTGGAGTCCACCGTCGCGTACGCGGGTCAGCGCGAGCAGTTCGGGGTGCCGATCGGCGGCTTCCAGGCGGTGAGCCACCGCGTCGTCGACATGACGCTCGCGGTGGAGTCGGCGCGGCTCCTGCTGTACAAGGCGGCGTGGGGGCTGGCGCGGGGCAGCGAGGACGAGGTGGCGCCCGCGCTCGCGAAGCTCGCGGTGAGCGAGGCGGCCGTGCGCGTCGGCTTGGACGCCGTCCAACTGCGCGGCGCACTCGGGGTGTTGAGCGGAGAGGCGGAGACGCTGCTGCGGGACGCCCTGCCCTCGCGCATCTTCTCCGGCACCAATGAGATCCAGAAGAACAACATCGCGCGGGCGCTCGGCCTGGGCGGCAGCCGCCGCGCGGGCACCCGCCGCTGA
- a CDS encoding aminotransferase class I/II-fold pyridoxal phosphate-dependent enzyme encodes MSSVHRQIVDIVASRTLYDASYLLPESHFEAELGIDSVIFESILAAVRERFALAVELPTGLATLRELVAAVEEALAGAAPPAAPPPADATGDPLTEAVVGAAMRHTQYSREQLPLDADFEGELGIDSVVLVSVVADSARDLGLPDHLAGTVTAPSLRALIAELRPFVDGTAADDEQVGDCNERSTQWDERSMKDFVEERDPDLFAKARSFRSYLHGREAEHLYWYGMPLHSRCGNRALILDELTGHKREFLMFASNNYLGLANHPQVIEAVCDATRTFGATHTGSRFVGGTNMLHKELERRLAAFKGRPACIVYPGGYAANLGAISALVKSYDTLVVDKLNHMSIVDGARLSGGVRKIYQHNDMADLERILKRRDDRSGGALIVADGVFSMHGDVCDLPQIVRLGQEYGARVMVDDAHATGVLGARGTGTTEHFGLKGEVDLELGTMSKALAGMGGFVVGEHEVIEYLRYYSHSYVFAANIPAGVAAGLIAALDVIEAEPGRVDLLWSNIRFLHRRLVEAGFDLENTESAILPLVIGDERKAMEMGRAVRARGLFCQTVVFPGVPLGDARLRISVTCEHTREDLVAAADIFVEAAREVGVLPSAG; translated from the coding sequence ATGAGCAGCGTGCACCGGCAGATCGTGGACATCGTGGCCTCGCGGACGCTGTACGACGCGTCGTACCTGCTGCCCGAGAGCCACTTCGAGGCCGAACTCGGCATCGACTCCGTCATCTTCGAGTCGATCCTCGCCGCGGTACGGGAGCGCTTCGCCCTCGCCGTGGAGCTGCCCACCGGGCTCGCGACCCTCCGGGAGCTCGTGGCGGCCGTCGAGGAGGCGCTCGCGGGCGCGGCGCCGCCCGCCGCACCACCCCCGGCCGACGCCACCGGCGACCCGCTCACCGAGGCCGTCGTGGGCGCCGCCATGCGCCACACCCAGTACAGCCGTGAACAGCTGCCCCTGGACGCCGACTTCGAGGGCGAGCTGGGCATCGACTCGGTGGTGCTCGTGTCCGTCGTCGCGGACAGCGCCCGCGACCTGGGCCTGCCCGACCATCTGGCGGGCACGGTCACGGCGCCCTCGCTGCGCGCCCTGATCGCCGAGCTGCGGCCCTTCGTCGACGGCACGGCGGCGGACGACGAACAAGTCGGGGACTGTAACGAACGTTCTACCCAGTGGGACGAACGCTCCATGAAGGACTTCGTGGAGGAGCGCGACCCCGACCTGTTCGCCAAGGCCCGCAGCTTCCGCTCCTATCTGCACGGCCGCGAGGCCGAGCACCTCTACTGGTACGGGATGCCGCTGCACTCGCGCTGCGGCAACCGGGCGCTCATCCTGGACGAACTCACCGGGCACAAGCGCGAGTTCCTGATGTTCGCCTCCAACAACTACCTGGGGCTCGCCAACCACCCGCAGGTCATCGAGGCGGTGTGCGACGCCACCCGCACCTTCGGCGCGACCCACACCGGATCGCGCTTCGTCGGCGGCACGAACATGCTCCACAAGGAGCTGGAGCGACGCCTCGCCGCGTTCAAGGGCCGCCCGGCGTGCATCGTCTATCCCGGCGGGTACGCCGCGAACCTCGGCGCCATCTCGGCGCTGGTGAAGAGCTACGACACGCTGGTCGTCGACAAGCTCAACCACATGAGCATCGTCGACGGCGCCCGGCTCTCCGGCGGCGTCCGCAAGATCTACCAGCACAACGACATGGCGGACCTGGAGCGCATCCTCAAGCGGCGCGACGACCGCTCGGGCGGCGCGCTCATCGTCGCCGACGGCGTGTTCAGCATGCACGGCGACGTCTGTGACCTGCCGCAGATCGTGCGGCTGGGCCAGGAGTACGGCGCCCGCGTCATGGTCGACGACGCGCACGCGACGGGCGTGCTCGGCGCGCGCGGCACCGGCACCACCGAGCACTTCGGCCTCAAGGGCGAGGTCGACCTGGAGCTCGGCACGATGAGCAAGGCCCTCGCGGGCATGGGCGGCTTCGTCGTCGGCGAGCACGAGGTCATCGAGTACCTGCGGTACTACTCCCATTCGTACGTGTTCGCCGCCAACATCCCCGCGGGCGTCGCCGCCGGGCTCATCGCCGCGCTCGACGTCATCGAGGCCGAACCGGGGCGCGTGGATCTGCTGTGGTCCAACATCCGCTTCCTGCACCGGCGGCTCGTCGAGGCGGGCTTCGACCTGGAGAACACCGAGAGCGCGATCCTGCCGCTGGTCATCGGCGACGAGCGCAAGGCCATGGAGATGGGCCGCGCGGTGCGGGCGCGCGGCCTGTTCTGCCAGACGGTGGTCTTCCCCGGGGTGCCGCTCGGCGACGCGCGGCTGCGGATCAGCGTCACCTGCGAGCACACGCGCGAGGACCTCGTGGCCGCGGCGGACATCTTCGTCGAGGCCGCCCGCGAGGTCGGCGTGCTGCCGTCGGCGGGGTGA
- a CDS encoding RedV protein yields MTADRTRAPRTAAHAVPAQPGFEAALDEAVRVAALSPSSHNCQPWGVAWARGDGARAAAARAAGGTAEAADQYLVLALDRERRLRALPALHVEMLVSCGAYAQLLLRALGARGWTVDALRYAPGALAGPLAADWPWARPGPAAWPRTWAPLCVARLRHEAGGAAEDPRALQAAAAARRTHRAPYRREPVAPEVLDRLAAPTGTAVARDADVAVRHLTSDADRAALAAFVARHAGRDFSHGPAWQETHSYLRFSAADAAAHGDGFTLKELFGPLPWPHERARRLALAPTTMRLLRHVGYPGLLARQLARIVRPTPALTVLSLTGTRPPTLADGVKGGARVADYWLAATGAGLALHPISAVLQHDDLRRALEDQFRIPGQAIFLSRLGRPTTGVSAFPRSHRRPAHAPLRTI; encoded by the coding sequence ATGACCGCTGACCGGACCCGAGCGCCCCGTACGGCCGCCCACGCCGTGCCCGCACAGCCGGGCTTCGAGGCCGCCCTCGACGAGGCCGTGCGCGTCGCCGCGCTCAGCCCCTCCTCCCACAACTGCCAGCCCTGGGGCGTGGCCTGGGCCAGAGGGGACGGCGCCCGGGCCGCCGCCGCACGGGCCGCGGGCGGGACGGCGGAGGCCGCCGACCAGTACCTCGTCCTCGCCCTCGACCGCGAGCGCCGGCTGCGCGCGCTGCCCGCCCTGCACGTGGAGATGCTGGTCAGCTGCGGCGCGTACGCGCAGCTCCTGCTCCGGGCCCTCGGCGCGCGGGGGTGGACCGTGGACGCCCTGCGGTACGCGCCCGGCGCCCTTGCGGGGCCCCTGGCCGCCGACTGGCCGTGGGCGCGGCCGGGCCCCGCCGCCTGGCCGCGGACCTGGGCGCCGCTGTGCGTGGCACGGCTGCGCCACGAGGCCGGGGGAGCGGCCGAGGACCCGCGTGCCCTGCAAGCCGCCGCCGCGGCACGGCGCACCCACCGCGCGCCCTACCGCCGTGAGCCCGTCGCGCCCGAGGTCCTGGACCGCCTGGCGGCGCCGACGGGCACCGCCGTCGCGCGGGACGCGGACGTCGCCGTGCGCCATCTGACGTCGGACGCCGACCGCGCCGCGCTCGCCGCCTTCGTGGCCCGGCACGCCGGACGGGACTTCAGCCACGGCCCCGCCTGGCAGGAGACACACTCCTACCTGCGGTTCAGCGCCGCCGACGCGGCGGCGCACGGGGACGGCTTCACGCTCAAGGAGCTGTTCGGGCCGCTGCCTTGGCCGCACGAGCGGGCGCGGCGGCTCGCGCTCGCGCCCACGACGATGCGGCTGCTGCGGCACGTCGGCTACCCCGGTCTGCTCGCCCGGCAGCTCGCGCGCATCGTGCGCCCCACGCCCGCCCTCACCGTCCTGAGCCTCACCGGTACGCGGCCGCCGACGCTCGCGGACGGTGTCAAGGGCGGCGCACGAGTGGCCGATTACTGGCTGGCCGCCACCGGGGCGGGACTCGCCTTGCACCCCATCAGCGCCGTCCTTCAGCACGACGACCTGCGGCGCGCCCTGGAGGATCAGTTCCGCATTCCGGGACAGGCGATATTCCTCAGCAGGCTGGGCCGCCCCACCACGGGTGTATCGGCCTTCCCGCGCTCGCACCGTCGCCCCGCACACGCGCCCCTGCGGACGATCTGA
- a CDS encoding beta-ketoacyl-[acyl-carrier-protein] synthase family protein produces the protein MVVTGVGLVTAAGIGAAATWAGVCAGESAAARDPALAGLPVDISCTVPGFSPRRHVGRRSALTQDRFSQLSVAAAREAVADSGLSPATWDGARVGVVVGCGLGGVATWEAQHRRLLDDGPKAVSALLVPMLVPNMVAGHLAMDLRATGPNFVTATACASGATAIGTALQLLRDGSCDVVVAGGGEAGVSPLMVTGFAQMGALSRRVDEPAAASRPFDRDRDGFVIGEGSGMLVLERAADARARGAAVRARLAGYGASADAYHLTAPDPRGTGVLLALRTALARAGVMPDEVDHVNAHGTSTPLNDAAEAAVLRKFLGTGPAVTSTKGVLGHTLGAAGAIEAALTVLAVQHGTVPPTANLRHQDPDIDLDVVTGAPRERPVRVAVSNSFGFGGQNAVLVVTAA, from the coding sequence GTGGTGGTGACCGGGGTGGGGCTCGTCACCGCCGCCGGGATCGGGGCCGCCGCCACCTGGGCGGGGGTCTGCGCGGGCGAGTCCGCGGCGGCCCGCGACCCGGCGCTCGCGGGCCTGCCCGTCGACATCTCCTGCACCGTGCCCGGCTTCTCGCCCCGGCGCCACGTGGGCAGGCGCAGCGCCCTGACGCAGGACCGGTTCAGCCAGCTGTCCGTCGCGGCGGCGCGCGAGGCCGTCGCGGACAGCGGGCTCTCCCCGGCGACCTGGGACGGTGCCCGCGTGGGGGTCGTCGTCGGCTGCGGCCTCGGCGGCGTCGCCACCTGGGAGGCACAGCACCGGCGCCTCCTCGACGACGGACCCAAGGCCGTGTCGGCGCTGCTCGTCCCCATGCTCGTACCGAACATGGTGGCCGGGCACCTGGCGATGGACCTGCGGGCCACCGGGCCCAACTTCGTCACCGCGACGGCCTGCGCGTCCGGCGCCACCGCCATCGGCACCGCGCTCCAGCTGCTGCGCGACGGCAGCTGCGACGTGGTGGTCGCCGGGGGCGGCGAGGCCGGGGTGTCCCCGCTGATGGTGACGGGCTTCGCGCAGATGGGCGCCCTGTCCCGGCGCGTCGACGAACCCGCGGCCGCATCCCGTCCGTTCGACCGGGACCGGGACGGCTTCGTCATCGGCGAGGGCAGCGGCATGCTCGTCCTGGAGCGCGCCGCCGACGCCCGCGCGCGCGGCGCGGCCGTGCGGGCCCGCCTCGCCGGGTACGGCGCGTCGGCCGACGCGTACCACCTGACGGCCCCCGACCCGCGGGGCACCGGTGTCCTGCTCGCCCTGCGCACGGCCCTCGCCCGCGCGGGCGTGATGCCCGACGAGGTCGACCACGTCAACGCGCACGGCACGTCCACGCCCCTGAACGACGCCGCGGAGGCCGCCGTGCTGCGCAAGTTCCTCGGCACGGGCCCCGCCGTCACCTCCACCAAGGGCGTCCTCGGTCACACCCTCGGCGCGGCCGGGGCGATCGAGGCCGCGCTCACCGTCCTCGCCGTGCAGCACGGCACGGTCCCGCCGACCGCCAACCTCCGCCACCAGGACCCCGACATCGACCTGGACGTCGTCACCGGCGCCCCGCGCGAGCGCCCCGTCCGGGTCGCCGTCAGCAACTCCTTCGGCTTCGGCGGCCAGAACGCGGTCCTGGTGGTGACGGCGGCGTGA
- a CDS encoding RedY protein: MAVIVHRIRLHDGVAPERFESWVRDVDYATCPELPAVRAFGVQRRASGEGGGAVEYFEIIEVTSAAEFERDVRSEPFRRLVADFEKMAAVVDEWSGERVGAGYRAE, from the coding sequence ATGGCGGTCATCGTTCACCGCATCCGGCTGCACGACGGCGTGGCGCCGGAGCGCTTCGAGTCCTGGGTGCGGGACGTGGACTACGCGACCTGTCCGGAACTGCCCGCTGTCCGCGCGTTCGGCGTGCAGCGCCGCGCCTCGGGCGAGGGCGGCGGCGCCGTCGAGTACTTCGAGATCATCGAGGTGACCAGCGCGGCGGAGTTCGAACGGGATGTGCGATCGGAACCATTCCGCCGGCTTGTCGCCGATTTCGAGAAGATGGCCGCCGTGGTCGACGAGTGGTCCGGGGAACGGGTGGGAGCAGGTTACCGGGCCGAATGA
- a CDS encoding response regulator transcription factor, with protein sequence MKIRVLVCCDESIMSAAMRALLDQQPDIEVMGFTTGRESAAAVAELAPHVMIVVAPALGFEDKSELAELAALTKIILITKAESAHRSVEALCIGVRAVLAPDSSADDLIHVLRTVSAGATMVMPAAARRTLERLPQQGMSRRSARMAADLTPRESEVMVLLAQGKSNAEVAEKLSVSMATVRSHVHHVLRKLGVGTRAQAVAIAYETGLMAAIGRTAEFRGQEG encoded by the coding sequence ATGAAGATCCGCGTCCTGGTGTGCTGCGATGAGTCGATCATGTCCGCCGCGATGCGCGCGCTGCTCGACCAGCAGCCCGACATCGAGGTCATGGGCTTCACCACCGGCCGTGAATCCGCCGCGGCCGTCGCCGAACTGGCGCCCCACGTCATGATCGTGGTGGCTCCCGCGCTCGGCTTCGAGGACAAGAGCGAGCTGGCGGAGCTGGCCGCCCTGACCAAGATCATATTGATCACCAAGGCCGAGTCCGCGCACCGCTCCGTCGAGGCCCTGTGCATCGGCGTCCGCGCGGTCCTCGCCCCGGACTCCTCGGCGGACGACCTGATCCACGTGCTGCGCACGGTCAGCGCGGGCGCCACGATGGTGATGCCCGCCGCCGCCCGGCGCACCCTGGAGCGCCTGCCGCAGCAGGGGATGTCCCGCCGCTCGGCGCGCATGGCGGCGGACCTCACCCCCCGCGAGTCCGAGGTGATGGTGCTCCTTGCCCAGGGCAAGTCGAACGCCGAGGTCGCCGAGAAGCTCTCGGTGTCCATGGCGACCGTCAGATCCCATGTCCACCACGTGCTCCGAAAGCTGGGTGTCGGCACACGCGCCCAGGCCGTTGCCATTGCTTATGAAACCGGATTGATGGCGGCAATTGGGCGGACCGCTGAATTCCGCGGCCAAGAAGGATGA
- a CDS encoding DUF6041 domain-containing protein: MSGRNLLLQRVLGVLYVLAGLAKFVPGVESVEGRLDAAADANEGLAVLGPLSDRLAAHPTAVAALVGVAMAASGAVLVADRDRRLVVAALGAQLALIACFVAVLVTSVPEILLFDAAFVAAGGRLLLVHARVHTRRTPE, encoded by the coding sequence GTGTCCGGCCGGAACCTGCTGCTCCAGCGCGTCCTCGGCGTCCTCTACGTCCTCGCGGGACTCGCCAAGTTCGTCCCGGGGGTCGAGTCGGTCGAAGGCCGCCTCGACGCCGCCGCCGACGCCAACGAAGGACTCGCCGTCCTCGGGCCGCTCAGCGACCGCCTCGCCGCGCACCCGACCGCCGTCGCCGCCCTCGTCGGCGTGGCGATGGCCGCCAGCGGCGCCGTCCTCGTGGCCGACCGGGACCGGCGCCTCGTCGTCGCGGCCCTGGGGGCCCAACTGGCCCTCATCGCCTGCTTCGTGGCGGTCCTGGTCACCAGCGTCCCGGAGATCCTCCTCTTCGACGCGGCCTTCGTGGCCGCGGGCGGACGGCTCCTCCTGGTCCACGCGCGCGTCCACACCCGCAGGACACCCGAGTGA